The sequence CAAAACTAAGcacaaataaaggaaaaaggggCATCAAAAAGAAgagcacagaatccaagttatGTGGCAAATATGCCTGTCATGGATCTAAGTGGGCACAGTGATCTTCCTGGCCAGCAGCACCAGTAGGGCAAGTTCCACACTGCCTTCAGCCTGTTCGAGTGCTTCAGCTGCCTCATGAGACGAGAACCCTGCTGCTTGTATCCTCTGTATGTGCTCTGCAGGGTGTTGTCCAGGTAACGTTAGTGTGGGTGGCTGTATGGGGTCTGGATTAGGGGGAAGAGCCAGCCCGGGACTTTGTATTGATGGATAAGAGGATTCTACAGACACAAGGTTGGAATTGTCTGCTGAGGAGCCACCTGCTACAGACCAGGTATGCTGTTGAGATGGTTCAGCTGGAGATGCTTCCTCTGGCTCCAACATAAGGCCTTCCCCATTTTCATCCACCTGATTTTCTTCAGGGAACTGCATCATATCCTCCTCAAGGCTGATATTTGCAAACCCATTAGTCTGATTGCCTTCTTGTCTTACTGTCAGTTCTTCAAAGGTACCATCCTCTTCTAGAGCATCATATTCAGATTTGGCAAACACTGTTGTATTAGTTGTGGCAGTGTGAGATGAAATAACATTTGGGTTGACATCTGCATTATCCTTTCCTGTTGGATTATGGTCCACCTCATCAGTGTCTGGTCTTGGGGTGTTGGTATGGGTAGCAGATAGAGGGCTCCATGCACAAGCCTGAGCATTACTGTTGGACATCAGAAGCTTGTGAAGTTCCTTCAGGGCTTGAGACAGAGAAGGGATTCCGTCGCTCTCTGACTGGTCCCTTTCTGAAGTCATTTCACTCTTTGAAACATGCCTACTTTCCATATTCTTGTCAAATTCTGAGTGGACAAGAGGGTCTTTAGGTGAACTAGATGGACCTGGAAGGTTGTGGTGATTCATCAACTCTGAAAGTTGATCCATTTGGCCTTTTACATCATCTTTCATTATGTCACCTTGCTCGTTTTCTTGAAAGTTATCAGCTATGTGAACACCGATTATTTTTGGATCGACCGAATCTGCCATGTCTACTtcctgaaaacaaacatcattCTGGGAGCCAGTCTGGGAATCTGGTTCTTCTGTTTCTTGTAATTTAATGCCTTCCCCTGCATTTAAATCTGCCACAGACTTTCTACAAAGTACAAAGTTAGTCCCTTTATTGTCATTTGACACAGTACTAGAAAATGGTTCCTGAGCAGGGAGAATGGGTGATGCTGTTGACTGAGGTTGGAAACCATCAAAGTGCCCATGGGGAGGGTTTTGAGGAGATTCTTCCACTTTTAAGGGCAGGGATGACGCAGACGCTGGGTGGTGTTCAGTCATGCTCTGGGTGTCAGATGGATGTGATTTTGTTTCTCCCTGGGTTTGAGATGGACTGAATGATGACTCTGATGGCAGGCTTTG comes from Ictalurus punctatus breed USDA103 chromosome 11, Coco_2.0, whole genome shotgun sequence and encodes:
- the ddi2 gene encoding protein DDI1 homolog 2 isoform X1 translates to MLLTVFCALGDRGETTFALEVSPELELRDFLALCELESGIPAGEIQISHAEQPLRDLTRALGDYGLKDGDVVVLRQAERRPAPQPSFPGLPRIDFSSISVPGTSSNHRSTTPAQTPRAAQTPPAASPASSPQGLDNPALLRDMLLANPHELSLLKERNPPLAEALLSGDFERFMKVLQEQQQDRAKREQERIRLLTADPFDLEAQAKIEEDIRQHNIEENMTIAMEEAPESFGQVVMLYINCKVNGHPVKAFVDSGAQMTIMSQACAERCNIMRLVDRRWAGIAKGVGTQKIIGRVHLAQVQIEGDFLPCSFSILEDQPMDMLLGLDMLKRHQCSIDLKKSVLLIGTTGTETCFLPEGELPDCARLAYGPEAREDSRPEEIADQELAEALQRSIQDSEIADGKTTSPQSPPLPLHKSVHTPTTSSSAIRPSQSFTLDRSKSAPASISQSLPSESSFSPSQTQGETKSHPSDTQSMTEHHPASASSLPLKVEESPQNPPHGHFDGFQPQSTASPILPAQEPFSSTVSNDNKGTNFVLCRKSVADLNAGEGIKLQETEEPDSQTGSQNDVCFQEVDMADSVDPKIIGVHIADNFQENEQGDIMKDDVKGQMDQLSELMNHHNLPGPSSSPKDPLVHSEFDKNMESRHVSKSEMTSERDQSESDGIPSLSQALKELHKLLMSNSNAQACAWSPLSATHTNTPRPDTDEVDHNPTGKDNADVNPNVISSHTATTNTTVFAKSEYDALEEDGTFEELTVRQEGNQTNGFANISLEEDMMQFPEENQVDENGEGLMLEPEEASPAEPSQQHTWSVAGGSSADNSNLVSVESSYPSIQSPGLALPPNPDPIQPPTLTLPGQHPAEHIQRIQAAGFSSHEAAEALEQAEGSVELALLVLLARKITVPT